In the Flavobacterium acetivorans genome, one interval contains:
- the gap gene encoding type I glyceraldehyde-3-phosphate dehydrogenase produces MKTRIAINGFGRIGRNLFRLLLNHPSIEVIAINDIADKKTMAHLLKYDSIHGVLPYTISADEKGILVDGKQHLFFHEKNISNLDWKSLNIDYVIESTGKHKTFEELNAHILSGAKKVILSAPSEVDTIKTVVLGVNEHILDGTETILSNASCTTNNAAPMMKIINELCGIQQAYITTIHSFTTDQSLHDQPHKDLRRARGASQSIVPTTTGAAKALTKIFPELDGKIGGCGIRVPVPNGSLTDITFNVKRDVTIEEINEAFKLAAQTNLKGILDYTEDPIVSVDIIGNRNSCVFDAQLTSVIDRMVKVVGWYDNEIGYSSRIIDLILLTNKTNQPQS; encoded by the coding sequence TTGAAAACAAGAATTGCCATAAATGGTTTTGGAAGAATTGGTCGAAATCTATTCCGACTACTCCTAAACCACCCCTCTATTGAAGTCATAGCCATAAATGACATTGCCGATAAAAAGACAATGGCTCATCTATTGAAATACGACAGCATTCACGGAGTTTTACCCTACACCATAAGTGCTGATGAGAAAGGAATCCTTGTCGATGGTAAACAACATCTTTTTTTCCATGAAAAGAATATTTCAAACTTGGATTGGAAAAGCCTAAACATTGATTATGTAATTGAATCTACAGGCAAACACAAAACTTTTGAAGAGTTGAATGCTCATATTCTTTCGGGTGCCAAAAAAGTAATCCTTTCCGCTCCTTCAGAAGTAGACACCATCAAAACAGTCGTTTTAGGAGTCAATGAACACATTCTTGACGGAACCGAAACCATTCTGTCAAACGCCAGTTGCACAACAAACAATGCTGCGCCTATGATGAAAATTATAAACGAACTTTGTGGCATTCAACAAGCCTACATAACAACCATACACTCGTTCACCACCGATCAGAGTTTACACGATCAGCCACATAAAGATTTACGCAGAGCCCGCGGAGCCAGTCAATCTATCGTTCCCACCACAACTGGTGCAGCCAAGGCATTGACTAAAATTTTCCCTGAATTAGATGGAAAAATAGGCGGTTGTGGGATTCGAGTTCCTGTACCCAATGGTTCATTGACTGACATTACCTTCAATGTAAAGCGAGATGTAACCATTGAGGAAATAAATGAAGCTTTCAAACTGGCTGCTCAAACTAATCTTAAAGGGATTCTAGATTACACAGAGGATCCTATTGTTTCAGTAGATATAATAGGCAATAGAAACTCCTGTGTTTTTGACGCTCAATTGACTTCGGTTATTGACAGAATGGTAAAGGTAGTTGGCTGGTATGATAACGAAATAGGATACTCTTCCAGAATAATCGACTTGATATTACTAACAAACAAAACGAACCAACCTCAATCTTAA
- a CDS encoding energy transducer TonB, whose amino-acid sequence MSKPNLYETNWIDLVFENKNKEYGAYQLRKESTRTSVFALFIGILLCASLMSVPRILSYFNVEKDNSVTIPELDQIIHITNIAPNIIKKKQNPIPPKASQQKAIALIDKKQLTNPTIVKADLATPDIAKNIENNAVANNDGITTIGVNSTNSQGSGAETSKGMDSGNDVVTSNTLDKQPEFPGGISKFYAYISRKFESPEIEEAKNIRIFVYFVVEKDGSMSDIQVKNNPGYGLEKEAIRVLKSLKTKWTPGIIDSKPVRTAYSLPITVQMN is encoded by the coding sequence ATGTCAAAACCAAATCTTTACGAAACCAACTGGATTGATCTAGTTTTCGAAAACAAAAACAAAGAATATGGGGCGTATCAATTGCGCAAGGAAAGCACCAGAACGTCTGTGTTTGCACTTTTTATAGGCATACTATTATGTGCCTCATTAATGAGTGTTCCAAGGATTCTGAGCTATTTTAATGTAGAGAAAGACAATTCGGTCACAATTCCGGAATTAGACCAAATCATCCACATCACCAATATTGCACCTAACATAATTAAAAAAAAGCAAAACCCGATTCCACCAAAAGCTTCTCAACAAAAAGCAATAGCCCTCATCGACAAAAAACAACTAACAAACCCTACAATCGTTAAAGCAGATTTAGCAACACCCGATATCGCAAAAAATATTGAAAATAATGCTGTAGCAAACAATGACGGTATTACAACCATAGGAGTGAACTCAACAAATTCGCAAGGATCAGGAGCAGAAACTTCAAAAGGCATGGATTCTGGCAATGATGTTGTAACCAGCAACACTCTAGACAAACAACCGGAATTCCCGGGCGGCATCAGCAAATTCTATGCTTACATCAGTCGAAAATTTGAAAGTCCCGAAATAGAAGAAGCTAAAAACATTCGCATCTTTGTCTATTTTGTTGTAGAGAAAGACGGCAGCATGAGTGACATTCAAGTAAAAAACAATCCTGGTTATGGACTGGAAAAAGAAGCTATTCGCGTTTTAAAATCCTTAAAAACCAAATGGACTCCGGGAATAATCGATTCAAAACCGGTACGAACAGCCTACAGCCTTCCTATTACGGTTCAAATGAATTAA
- a CDS encoding glycosyltransferase, with amino-acid sequence MLILILYFFIAIVAIQLAYYLGVFGKFAFAKAQKITPKRIPISVIVCAKNEEENVAKFIPLLAEQDYPDFEIVLIDDASSDNTLEIFEAFEKQYSNIRLVKVQNNEAFWGNKKYALTLGIKAAKKEYLLFTDADCYPTSKEWITAMSSQFTMQKTIVLGYGGYEKIANSFLNKLIRFETVLTAIQYFSWAKIGHPYMGVGRNMAYKKEEFFKVNGFINHIQVRSGDDDLFINEAARGKNTTISFTPESFTYSKPKTTYKDWLTQKRRHIATASHYKKFDQFQLGTFYCSQFLFLLLPILLLSFQFQWILVLSLIATRYLFAWIVIGFSAGKLKENDLKYWFPVVELLLILIQINIFIKNIFSKPVNWK; translated from the coding sequence ATGCTTATACTGATTCTTTACTTTTTTATTGCTATCGTTGCCATTCAACTCGCTTATTATTTAGGTGTTTTCGGGAAGTTTGCTTTTGCGAAAGCACAAAAAATAACGCCCAAAAGAATTCCGATTTCTGTTATTGTCTGCGCCAAAAATGAAGAAGAAAACGTAGCAAAATTCATCCCGTTACTTGCTGAACAAGACTATCCTGATTTTGAAATAGTTTTGATTGACGATGCTTCGAGTGATAATACCTTGGAAATTTTTGAAGCTTTTGAAAAACAATATTCCAACATTCGCTTGGTTAAAGTTCAAAATAACGAAGCTTTTTGGGGGAACAAGAAATATGCGTTAACTCTGGGTATAAAAGCGGCCAAAAAAGAGTACCTACTATTTACTGATGCCGATTGCTACCCTACTTCTAAAGAATGGATTACAGCAATGAGTTCCCAGTTTACGATGCAAAAAACGATTGTTCTAGGCTATGGTGGCTATGAAAAAATTGCCAATTCTTTTCTAAACAAACTCATTCGTTTTGAAACAGTACTTACCGCAATCCAATATTTTTCTTGGGCTAAAATAGGACATCCGTATATGGGAGTAGGGAGAAACATGGCTTACAAAAAGGAAGAGTTTTTCAAGGTAAATGGTTTTATAAATCACATACAGGTGCGTTCCGGAGATGATGATTTATTCATCAATGAGGCCGCCAGAGGAAAAAACACCACTATTTCATTTACTCCTGAAAGTTTTACCTATTCTAAACCTAAAACCACATACAAGGATTGGCTTACGCAAAAAAGAAGACATATAGCAACGGCTAGTCACTATAAAAAGTTTGACCAATTCCAATTGGGTACTTTTTATTGCTCTCAATTCTTATTCCTATTACTTCCCATTCTATTATTGTCTTTTCAATTTCAATGGATATTAGTACTAAGTTTAATTGCTACCCGTTATCTATTTGCTTGGATTGTTATAGGATTTTCTGCCGGAAAACTTAAAGAAAATGATTTAAAATATTGGTTTCCTGTAGTAGAATTACTGCTTATATTGATTCAAATCAATATCTTTATAAAAAATATATTCTCAAAACCGGTCAATTGGAAATAA
- a CDS encoding TonB-dependent receptor: MKHLKLFLFMIALTAFVSNKNFAQTTEASISGVVLGNNLEPVKEAMIQVRNESTGFKTNSLSNFKGVFTFKELPLGGPYTISVKALGYGEQLRSGYTLNQGDLINIEILMQDDIQNLEVVEVVGRGLKNKTGNLGAATAVTSKLINALPVNGRNFSSLTDLSPLSRGGNISGQLASSTNYTLDGMNAKNPTSAGATSSRSGAPYSISIEAVREFNVVTNQYDVSYGRSGGGTVSAVTKSGTNELSGSMFAYNRADWLSSSYDIRGNKRTDDFTTTQYGFTLGGPIIKDKLHFFVAWDHQQDSRPLIIADVQSAEDEQRFNITKTTLDNFVNIARNKYGVSNDRQYGSFGKKRNSDAAFARIDWQINDNNLLTLRNNFTYDNNKLGLQDNTSINLYESYGDDLNVDNSILASLRTKVNSRVTNELKVQHLYTFQDSNPGDQLPSYNIPRAIVENVASNINGSTKTTNIQIGGHRFAQEKFTNNVFQIVNNLYYNTDKVKYTFGFDLMHTNSKSLYGSEVNGRFHFNGITNFDNQTPYRYYREVPLVDDPTVISNIFNAGLYGQLQTKIALGLDLTLGLRFDYAKYPTATFNQLAFDELGIRTDNKLKSAIFQPRMQFSWDVNENRTDYIRFGAGVFASDMNNYAVINNLYFDGNHTATVDVRSPNIPMPNFNDYRTNYSSIPTLDAFQLPTINFTGTDAKVPVVYKANLSYSHFFTGKLKAGIAAYATLARNNYTYVDRNMVENPFFTLANEGNRGVYVPASSIPANGAGDWMQGRISDKLGRVLELNSEAKVNQFALVADASYRYFKDGEISASYTLNETKDNTSYNGNVANTATLVLPVKDDPRDLSKMSYSDNHFRHKVVLYGTLPTFYGFSVGIRYSGIGGTRYSLLSGGNTNGDFVSSSNDLAYIFDINSPDVPQNIKTGIQTILDNPQASQSLKNYINKYSGKLAERNGGINEFYGLVDVRISKKVNLYKKQYLEFTADIFNFANLLNKEWGVNKSLGNRSIYALGTPASGTTAAIPGFDSTKQQYNYRVNNAGLPTLSGNPFQIQIGFKYAF; encoded by the coding sequence ATGAAACACCTTAAGCTATTTTTATTTATGATTGCGCTGACGGCATTTGTCAGCAATAAAAATTTTGCCCAAACTACCGAAGCATCCATTTCGGGTGTCGTTTTAGGCAATAATTTAGAACCTGTTAAAGAAGCAATGATTCAAGTACGGAATGAATCAACAGGATTTAAAACTAATTCCTTGTCTAACTTTAAAGGAGTTTTTACATTCAAAGAGCTACCCTTAGGAGGACCTTATACGATAAGTGTTAAAGCCTTAGGTTATGGAGAACAGCTTCGCTCTGGCTATACTTTAAATCAAGGTGATTTAATAAATATCGAAATTTTGATGCAAGATGACATTCAAAACTTAGAAGTAGTTGAAGTGGTGGGTCGAGGTTTAAAAAACAAAACCGGAAATCTAGGAGCTGCAACTGCCGTTACTTCTAAACTAATCAACGCTCTACCTGTAAATGGAAGAAATTTTAGCAGTTTAACAGATTTATCTCCTTTGAGTCGAGGGGGAAATATCTCCGGCCAATTAGCTTCTTCTACTAATTACACTCTTGACGGAATGAACGCCAAAAACCCTACCTCGGCCGGAGCCACATCCAGCCGAAGCGGAGCACCTTACTCAATATCAATAGAAGCAGTAAGAGAGTTCAATGTAGTTACGAACCAATATGATGTTTCTTATGGTCGAAGTGGAGGAGGAACGGTAAGCGCTGTAACTAAATCAGGTACAAATGAGCTAAGTGGAAGTATGTTTGCCTATAACAGAGCGGACTGGCTATCTAGTTCCTATGACATTAGAGGAAATAAACGCACCGATGACTTTACAACCACCCAATATGGCTTTACCCTTGGTGGACCAATCATTAAAGATAAATTACATTTCTTTGTCGCTTGGGATCATCAGCAAGATTCTCGTCCCTTAATCATTGCCGACGTACAATCTGCAGAAGACGAACAGCGTTTCAACATTACAAAAACAACATTAGACAATTTTGTCAACATTGCACGAAACAAATATGGTGTTTCCAACGACCGTCAATATGGTTCTTTTGGAAAAAAACGCAATTCAGATGCCGCTTTTGCCCGTATCGACTGGCAAATTAACGACAATAATTTACTGACCTTACGCAACAACTTTACTTATGACAATAATAAATTAGGACTACAAGATAATACTTCGATCAACTTATACGAATCTTATGGAGACGATTTGAATGTTGACAATAGTATTTTAGCCTCTTTGCGAACCAAAGTAAACTCAAGAGTGACTAATGAGCTAAAAGTACAACATCTATATACCTTCCAAGACAGTAATCCAGGAGACCAATTGCCTTCATACAATATCCCAAGAGCAATTGTAGAAAATGTTGCTTCAAACATTAATGGCTCAACAAAAACTACTAATATCCAAATTGGAGGCCACCGATTTGCCCAAGAAAAATTCACCAATAATGTTTTCCAAATTGTAAACAACCTTTATTATAATACCGATAAAGTAAAATATACTTTTGGTTTTGATTTAATGCATACCAATTCAAAATCTTTATACGGTAGCGAAGTAAACGGTCGTTTTCATTTTAACGGTATAACTAATTTTGACAATCAAACGCCCTATCGTTATTACAGAGAAGTTCCTCTAGTGGATGACCCTACAGTCATTTCAAACATATTCAATGCAGGTCTTTATGGGCAGCTGCAAACTAAAATAGCCTTAGGACTAGACCTAACTTTAGGTTTGCGATTTGATTATGCAAAATACCCTACAGCAACATTCAATCAATTAGCTTTTGATGAACTAGGAATACGTACTGACAACAAACTAAAGTCGGCAATTTTTCAACCAAGAATGCAATTCTCTTGGGATGTAAATGAAAACCGTACTGATTATATTCGTTTTGGCGCAGGTGTTTTTGCTTCAGACATGAATAATTATGCCGTTATCAACAATTTATATTTTGACGGAAATCATACAGCTACAGTAGATGTAAGATCTCCAAATATACCAATGCCTAATTTTAATGACTATCGTACTAATTACTCCAGTATCCCAACTTTAGACGCTTTCCAATTGCCTACAATTAATTTCACAGGTACTGACGCTAAAGTACCGGTAGTATACAAAGCCAATTTATCTTATTCCCACTTCTTTACAGGCAAATTAAAAGCTGGAATTGCGGCTTATGCGACTTTAGCACGCAACAACTATACGTATGTAGATCGAAATATGGTCGAAAATCCGTTCTTTACCTTAGCCAATGAAGGAAATCGAGGAGTATATGTTCCTGCAAGTTCCATCCCTGCAAATGGAGCTGGAGACTGGATGCAAGGGCGCATCAGCGATAAACTAGGACGCGTTTTAGAATTAAACAGTGAGGCCAAAGTCAATCAATTTGCATTAGTTGCTGATGCTTCGTATCGTTACTTTAAAGACGGTGAAATTTCGGCGAGTTATACTTTGAATGAGACCAAAGATAATACCTCATATAACGGAAATGTAGCAAATACAGCCACATTAGTATTACCAGTTAAAGATGACCCAAGAGACTTAAGCAAAATGAGTTACTCTGACAATCATTTCCGCCATAAAGTCGTACTATACGGAACATTGCCTACTTTTTATGGGTTTAGCGTAGGAATTCGTTACTCTGGAATTGGAGGTACTCGTTACAGTTTATTATCAGGCGGAAATACAAACGGAGACTTTGTTTCTTCTTCAAATGATTTAGCCTATATTTTTGACATCAATAGTCCAGATGTTCCTCAAAACATAAAAACAGGAATCCAGACAATACTTGACAATCCACAAGCAAGCCAAAGTTTAAAAAATTACATCAACAAATATTCTGGTAAATTAGCCGAAAGAAATGGAGGGATAAACGAATTCTACGGACTTGTCGATGTAAGAATTAGCAAAAAAGTAAATTTATACAAAAAACAATATTTAGAGTTTACAGCAGATATATTCAATTTTGCCAATTTATTAAATAAAGAATGGGGTGTCAATAAATCTTTAGGAAACAGATCCATATATGCTTTAGGCACGCCGGCATCAGGAACTACAGCTGCAATTCCTGGCTTTGACAGCACCAAGCAACAATACAATTACAGAGTTAACAATGCTGGTCTTCCTACTCTTTCTGGAAACCCATTTCAAATACAAATTGGATTCAAATACGCCTTTTAA
- a CDS encoding glycerophosphodiester phosphodiesterase has protein sequence MKIIKPVLALSLALFFSNCSSNKLVVCGHRGAMGHATENTLASIEKAIELKADMLEIDVFKIKTGEMVVFHDDALDRITNAKGKIEEYSFEELRKVLVAGQHQIPTLQEVIETINRKVVLNIELKGANTATDTYKIIEEYKRKGWKNKDFFISSFRISELQKMRSLSNEIAIGLLTYKDPIEDVIKTGKELKAQAINPYHKTLTAANVAIMKANNFKIYPWTANEPADIKNLKELKVSGIITDYPERIVK, from the coding sequence ATGAAAATCATTAAACCAGTATTGGCTTTATCCTTGGCCTTATTTTTTTCAAATTGTTCGTCAAATAAATTAGTGGTTTGTGGTCACAGAGGAGCTATGGGACATGCCACCGAAAATACATTGGCATCAATAGAAAAAGCAATCGAGTTGAAAGCAGATATGTTAGAAATTGATGTTTTTAAAATTAAAACCGGCGAAATGGTTGTTTTTCACGATGATGCTTTGGATAGAATTACAAATGCCAAAGGAAAAATAGAAGAGTATAGTTTTGAAGAATTGAGAAAAGTTTTGGTTGCAGGTCAACATCAAATTCCAACTTTGCAAGAAGTGATTGAAACTATAAACAGAAAAGTGGTGCTTAATATTGAGTTGAAAGGTGCTAATACTGCTACAGATACTTATAAAATAATAGAAGAATATAAGAGGAAAGGTTGGAAAAATAAAGATTTCTTTATTTCTAGTTTTCGAATAAGCGAATTGCAAAAAATGAGATCTTTAAGCAATGAAATCGCTATAGGATTGCTTACTTATAAAGATCCTATTGAGGACGTTATCAAAACAGGAAAAGAGCTTAAGGCACAGGCGATAAATCCTTATCATAAAACTTTGACTGCCGCAAATGTAGCTATAATGAAGGCGAATAATTTCAAAATTTATCCTTGGACAGCTAATGAACCAGCAGATATTAAAAATTTGAAGGAACTTAAAGTAAGTGGAATCATTACGGATTATCCAGAAAGAATTGTGAAATAA
- a CDS encoding tetratricopeptide repeat-containing hybrid sensor histidine kinase/response regulator translates to MKYLFIFIFFTSLLHSQKIEKTDSISYYDNLSNYNIKTNKYKDALFFIQKAINYCEANHKTEDQANQTFNLGKIYYDLAKYNDAIESFSESITLFETQAPSSRYAQTYYFLGVCHIKKENYTSAGICLNKAQSIFKELNISDFNESIKLQKGIIYKSDGKYDLASRIFSTIISNQEIASQLDLKAEALYQIGLIEKTKNRNNLALNYLKKAYELNAKTKNLEQKSNILLALSDIHERLLDRSNAYSYLKLHLNLKENISIANNEKLGIDDYEKFKESQQAKKIEQIKKQKKEKEKENKFAKLINILSIALISILSLLSLSLYKNNIIRNKSNLLLTEKNNELIVAKEKAEKASQARSEFLSTVSHELRTPLNAINGITHLLLEEKPKKSQLHYLSSLQFSGNYLTTFINDILEINKIESDKAEIENINFNLKKLLKDIKKSLKEVALKNENQFHLIIDETIPDILIGDPTKLSQIVMNLINNALKFTQNGKVTIMATLLSAQNNTASIGFQIIDTGIGIPQDKLESVFESFSQGSIEINRKYGGTGLGLTIVNKLINLLGGQIKLKSIEGKGACFSFDLDFKINEIQLLTEKKTKTYDESIFKNKKILAVEDNKINQMITKKMVENKGMLCEIIGSGEEAIEIARNEKFDLILMDVHLPGINGTVATKKIREFDTTTPIIAITAISLNENREMLLSFGMNDVITKPFAPADFYDTIAQNLD, encoded by the coding sequence ATGAAATATCTTTTCATTTTTATATTCTTCACTTCGTTACTGCATTCTCAAAAAATAGAGAAAACAGATAGCATCAGCTATTATGACAACCTGTCCAATTACAATATTAAAACAAATAAATACAAGGACGCTCTTTTTTTTATACAAAAAGCGATTAATTACTGCGAAGCTAATCATAAAACCGAAGACCAAGCCAATCAAACATTTAACTTGGGTAAAATTTATTATGATTTAGCAAAATACAATGATGCCATTGAGAGTTTTTCAGAAAGCATCACCTTATTTGAAACCCAAGCACCATCATCCAGATACGCTCAAACTTATTACTTCCTAGGCGTTTGCCATATCAAAAAAGAGAATTATACTTCGGCGGGAATTTGCTTAAACAAAGCACAATCTATTTTCAAAGAATTGAATATTAGTGACTTTAACGAATCTATTAAACTTCAAAAAGGAATAATTTATAAATCGGATGGAAAATACGATCTCGCATCTAGAATATTCAGCACCATCATTTCGAATCAAGAAATTGCATCCCAATTGGATTTAAAAGCAGAAGCTTTGTATCAAATTGGACTTATTGAAAAAACAAAAAACCGAAATAATCTGGCTTTAAATTATCTCAAAAAAGCTTACGAATTAAATGCTAAAACTAAAAATTTAGAGCAAAAATCAAATATCCTGCTTGCACTAAGCGACATTCATGAAAGATTATTAGACAGAAGTAATGCTTACTCCTATTTGAAATTACACTTAAATTTGAAAGAAAACATTTCGATAGCAAATAACGAAAAACTTGGAATAGACGATTATGAAAAGTTTAAAGAATCACAGCAAGCCAAAAAAATAGAACAAATAAAGAAACAGAAAAAGGAGAAAGAAAAAGAAAATAAATTCGCCAAGCTGATCAACATTCTGTCTATAGCTTTAATTTCAATCTTGTCTTTATTAAGCTTATCACTTTACAAAAACAACATTATTAGAAACAAATCAAACCTATTATTAACTGAAAAAAATAATGAGTTAATTGTAGCAAAAGAAAAAGCAGAAAAAGCATCACAAGCCAGATCTGAGTTTCTTTCCACCGTTAGTCATGAACTTAGAACACCTCTAAATGCCATAAACGGAATTACCCACCTCTTATTGGAAGAAAAACCAAAAAAATCACAATTGCATTATTTATCTTCCTTGCAATTTTCAGGAAATTACCTGACTACTTTCATCAATGACATTCTTGAAATCAATAAGATTGAATCTGACAAAGCCGAAATTGAAAACATCAATTTCAATCTTAAAAAACTGCTAAAAGACATCAAAAAGTCTTTGAAAGAAGTTGCCTTAAAAAATGAAAATCAATTTCATTTAATCATAGACGAAACCATACCCGATATTCTGATTGGAGACCCCACAAAGTTGTCGCAAATTGTCATGAACCTGATTAACAATGCCCTAAAATTTACCCAAAACGGAAAAGTAACCATCATGGCTACACTTCTTTCTGCCCAGAATAACACAGCCTCTATAGGCTTTCAAATAATCGATACCGGTATAGGAATTCCTCAAGATAAATTAGAAAGCGTTTTCGAAAGCTTCTCTCAAGGCTCCATTGAAATCAATCGAAAATATGGTGGAACCGGGCTAGGATTAACCATCGTAAACAAATTAATCAATCTCCTTGGCGGGCAAATAAAACTGAAAAGTATTGAAGGAAAAGGCGCTTGTTTTTCATTCGACCTAGACTTCAAAATAAACGAAATTCAATTGCTCACAGAAAAAAAGACTAAAACTTATGACGAGTCTATTTTTAAAAACAAAAAAATATTAGCCGTCGAAGACAATAAAATAAACCAAATGATTACTAAAAAAATGGTCGAAAACAAAGGAATGCTTTGTGAGATCATTGGAAGCGGAGAGGAGGCTATTGAAATTGCCAGAAACGAAAAATTCGATTTGATTTTGATGGATGTCCATTTGCCTGGAATAAACGGAACCGTAGCCACAAAAAAAATCAGGGAATTTGATACCACCACACCAATTATAGCGATTACCGCTATTTCATTGAATGAAAACAGAGAAATGCTTTTGTCATTCGGGATGAATGATGTCATTACAAAACCATTTGCTCCCGCAGATTTCTATGACACGATTGCTCAAAATCTCGACTAA
- the lipA gene encoding lipoyl synthase, producing the protein METVTENILAAGTRSKAESNVVKPKWLKVKLPIGQKYTELRGLVDKYSLNTICTSGSCPNMGECWGEGTATFMILGNTCTRSCGFCGVKTGRPETVDWDEPEKVARSIKIMNIKHAVITSVDRDDLKDGGSIIWIETVKAIRRMNPNTTLETLIPDFQGIERNIDRIVEANPEVVSHNMETVRRLTREVRIQAKYDRSLEVLRYLKEKGINRTKSGIMLGLGEEEEEVFQTMRDLRYANVDVVTIGQYLQPSKKHLPVKEFITPEQFARYEKYGLELGFRHVESGPLVRSSYKAQKHIL; encoded by the coding sequence ATGGAAACTGTTACAGAAAATATTTTAGCTGCCGGAACCCGAAGCAAAGCCGAATCGAACGTAGTTAAACCAAAATGGTTAAAAGTAAAACTCCCGATAGGGCAAAAATACACTGAACTACGCGGTTTAGTAGATAAATATAGCCTGAACACCATTTGTACCTCAGGAAGCTGTCCTAATATGGGAGAATGCTGGGGCGAGGGAACGGCTACTTTTATGATTTTAGGAAATACCTGTACGCGTTCTTGCGGTTTTTGCGGGGTAAAAACCGGCAGACCCGAAACGGTAGACTGGGACGAACCGGAGAAAGTGGCACGTTCTATTAAAATCATGAATATCAAACATGCTGTAATTACAAGTGTAGATAGAGATGATTTAAAAGATGGTGGTTCTATTATTTGGATAGAAACCGTAAAAGCCATTCGACGAATGAATCCCAATACGACCTTAGAAACTTTGATTCCTGATTTTCAAGGAATCGAAAGAAATATTGACCGCATTGTAGAGGCAAATCCAGAAGTGGTTTCGCATAATATGGAAACCGTACGCAGATTGACCCGTGAAGTGCGTATTCAGGCAAAATATGACCGAAGCTTAGAAGTCTTACGTTATCTTAAAGAAAAAGGAATCAATAGAACCAAGTCAGGAATCATGTTGGGTCTTGGTGAAGAAGAGGAAGAAGTATTCCAAACCATGAGAGATTTACGCTATGCTAATGTAGATGTGGTTACGATAGGTCAATATTTACAGCCTAGTAAAAAGCATTTACCCGTTAAGGAATTCATAACTCCTGAACAATTTGCCCGATATGAAAAATATGGGTTGGAATTAGGATTCCGTCATGTAGAAAGTGGCCCATTAGTGCGTTCTTCATACAAAGCACAGAAGCATATTCTTTAA
- a CDS encoding RNA polymerase sigma factor, producing the protein MEINTQIEKAKEGDQTAFTFLLNLYWNEVYGFMLKRTENETIAEDITIETFSKAFDKISTYNPEFQFNTWLISIAKNVHIDLLRKKKSSLFVEITDKEDQKAYNIADTTPSAEDELITEQNLSQLLQYIKELKPHYQEVIQLRYFQEMSYQEIANKIDEPLSNVKIKLLRAKKLLAEIIHNRR; encoded by the coding sequence TTGGAAATAAACACTCAAATAGAAAAAGCAAAAGAAGGTGATCAAACCGCCTTTACATTTCTATTAAATTTATATTGGAATGAAGTTTATGGCTTCATGCTTAAACGCACTGAAAACGAAACTATTGCCGAGGATATCACTATTGAAACATTCTCAAAAGCCTTTGATAAAATCAGCACTTACAATCCTGAATTTCAATTCAACACTTGGCTAATCAGCATTGCCAAAAATGTCCATATTGATTTATTACGAAAAAAGAAGTCAAGCCTTTTTGTAGAAATTACAGACAAGGAAGATCAAAAAGCATATAACATTGCTGATACCACTCCGTCTGCAGAAGACGAGTTGATTACAGAGCAAAACCTTTCGCAATTATTGCAGTATATTAAAGAATTAAAACCGCACTATCAGGAAGTGATTCAATTGCGGTATTTTCAGGAAATGAGCTATCAGGAAATCGCCAACAAAATTGACGAACCCTTGAGTAATGTAAAAATCAAATTGCTTCGTGCCAAAAAACTGCTGGCAGAAATTATACACAATAGACGATAA